From the genome of Bacteroidota bacterium:
TCAAAACACGTTTTGCAAAAACATCGTTGGTTTTCGGGTTACGACAATCCAGATCTTTCCAGTCAGCAGGCGAGAAATACCAGCAAATAGGCATACCTGCTTTATGAGCTGCGTCGGCCAATTCCTTGCAAACATCGCGCCCGAATGGAGTATTCATGATGTTGTAGCTGGTAGTCATGGTATTCCATTCACAAAAACCATCGTGATGTTTTGCCGTGAAAACCATGTATTTCATACCCGCTTTTTGAGCCAAAGCCACCCATTCTGCAGGATTAAATTTTATAGGATTGAATCCCTTATACAGTGAATCGTATTTGGCCTTCCCATAACCTTCTCGCGACCAGCTTATTTCGCCACCAAAACGGGTAACCGGTCCCCAATGGATAAACATCCCGAAACGCGATTCCTGCCACCACTTCATTTCAGCCCCAGTAGTTTTATATTCCTGGCCAATTCCTTTTAAATAAAGAAGGATGATAAATAAACTAACAAATAAAATTTTCGACTTCATCAATTTTTAGTTTAAGGTTTGTAAGACTGACCGACTTCGGCAAGACGTTTCACTACATTTTCGTCCATTAAACCATAGGGATTTGGAGCGCAGTTCAGCAAAAAATTGCATTTTCTCTTTTTCAGGATAGCCAAATGGCGATTGACAATATTATCAACCGACATGAGTTTTTCCTGCGGAAATTTCTTTTTCCAGAACCATTGACTTTGAATGCATGGGCCTTGCTGGGCGGCATATTTATTCCCCGGAGGCGTCCATTCGTCGTTCCAGGGTTCTTCGAAATGGAAGAAATCGACATTTTTATATACTGAATCAAGCGGGAGTCCACGACGAAGCTGGTAATGGTCGGTAATTAATATTTGCGGTTGCAACGATTTAATAAAAGCATATATTTCATCATGTTGCGCCTGTTTCCAAACAGTACCGCAATTTCCCCAGCCATCGAAGGTAATTGAACCGATTTTGCCGTAATGCGTAAGTAATTCTTTTAATTGAGCCTTGATAATTTCAATTTCTTCGGGAGTAATATCCTTCTCGATACCCAGTTGTCGATCCCAAATCGAAAAGTAAAAATGCGGTTCGATACCCCGGCTTCTGAACGCGTCGCAAAACTCCTTAACAATGTCACGATTAGCTACAGCGCTGGAGGCCACATCGTAAGTGGTGGTTTTGCTATCCCACAAGCAAAAGCCATCGTGGTGTTTGACCGTCAGCACCGCATATTTCATGTGAGCACTTTTGGCAGCATCGGCCCACTGGTTGCAGTCGAGTTTTGCCGGATTGAAGGACATTGGATCCTGTCCCGGTTCTACCCATTCTTTTTCGTGGAAAGTGCCCATGTTGAAATGAATGAACATCCCGAATTTCAGTTTCAGAAAATCTTTCCTCAGTTTTTCAAGCGATTGCGACTGAGCATCAATCATCAAAATAGAAACAAATAACAATGTGAAGAATAATTTGATTGTTTTCATATTAGATTGGGTAGGTTTATGTTGACTACTTAGCATTATTAAAATCTCTAACTGCCTCGAACATGTCCACTATGTTCTGCGGTGGCACGTCGGGTAAAATATTGTGTACTGGATTGAACACAAACCCACCTCCTTTTGAGAAGATTTCGAGTCGTTCAAAAACCTGATCGCGTATCTTCTGCGATGTTCCGGTGTTCAGCGTTCCAACCGTTTCGATGCCCCCTCCCCAAAATGTACAATCTTTCCCAAATTCTTTCTTCAGAAAATCAGGAGTCATCTTCCAGGCATTGGTCTGAACCGGGTTGAAGATTTCGATGCCAGCCTCAATCATGTCGGGCATGAGCAACGAAATGGAGCCACAAGAGTGAATAAACGTGTGCATTTTACTATGAGATTTCACGTAATCGCACAACATTTTATGGCGGGGCTTGAAAAGTTTGCGGTAGATTTCAACATCCATGAATGGCCCTGAATTCATTCCCAAATCATCCCCAAAACGGATGATGTCAACAATGTCGCCAACGGCATTGCATACTTTTTCAAGGGTCGCCAAATGACGGATCAACAGTTGATCGAGCAGTTTTTCAACGTTATACGGATCGCACATCAAATCCATCAGAAAATTATCCATCCGGCGCAAAAAAGTGCCCCATTCAAAAAGGTTGCATCCGCATACCACCAGCAATGCTTTATCTGTACTGGCACGAAGTTTCAATGTGTTTTCACGCAGTTTCTGCCAAAAATCTGATTCTCCGGCATGATCCCACGGACTATGCACATTGCGCGCCCACATGATTCGGCCCATTTCTTCATCCAGATTTTCGTAGGAATCGGGATATCTGTCAACATACGGGAAATAGGTCTGATCAAAGAATGTTGCGCCAACCGGCATTCTGGAAAGCATCCGTTTTCCATCGTTATCATAGGTTTGATAAGAGCCATCGGGCATTTGTGTTGGCTTAAAACTTTTCGG
Proteins encoded in this window:
- a CDS encoding alpha-L-fucosidase, translated to MKTIKLFFTLLFVSILMIDAQSQSLEKLRKDFLKLKFGMFIHFNMGTFHEKEWVEPGQDPMSFNPAKLDCNQWADAAKSAHMKYAVLTVKHHDGFCLWDSKTTTYDVASSAVANRDIVKEFCDAFRSRGIEPHFYFSIWDRQLGIEKDITPEEIEIIKAQLKELLTHYGKIGSITFDGWGNCGTVWKQAQHDEIYAFIKSLQPQILITDHYQLRRGLPLDSVYKNVDFFHFEEPWNDEWTPPGNKYAAQQGPCIQSQWFWKKKFPQEKLMSVDNIVNRHLAILKKRKCNFLLNCAPNPYGLMDENVVKRLAEVGQSYKP
- a CDS encoding uroporphyrinogen decarboxylase family protein, yielding MTTSRERILAAISHKEPDRVPIDLSATPSSGISAIAYSNLLKYLNRPDLPVLIYDVVQQLAQPDMSVLDQFGVDVLDIGRMFNDQPSDWSPVTMANGGAAFYPKSFKPTQMPDGSYQTYDNDGKRMLSRMPVGATFFDQTYFPYVDRYPDSYENLDEEMGRIMWARNVHSPWDHAGESDFWQKLRENTLKLRASTDKALLVVCGCNLFEWGTFLRRMDNFLMDLMCDPYNVEKLLDQLLIRHLATLEKVCNAVGDIVDIIRFGDDLGMNSGPFMDVEIYRKLFKPRHKMLCDYVKSHSKMHTFIHSCGSISLLMPDMIEAGIEIFNPVQTNAWKMTPDFLKKEFGKDCTFWGGGIETVGTLNTGTSQKIRDQVFERLEIFSKGGGFVFNPVHNILPDVPPQNIVDMFEAVRDFNNAK